The following is a genomic window from Elaeis guineensis isolate ETL-2024a chromosome 10, EG11, whole genome shotgun sequence.
GAGAAGCATTTTGGTCCTCGACAAAAGCAGTTTCgtaatactttaaaaaaaaaaaaaatgcagtgcAGTAATATTTGAATTTTCCTGtcctcactgtccaacagtaatATGAGCTTGATAAGCATGGAATTATGTTTTCACTGTAGAGAACTTGCTAGCATATAAAGAGGATACCTTTCACTTACATTGAGTCTAGCGCCATCTCTCAGATTAAAAGAATCTAAAattttcattataagttttcTCCATAATGAGaaaacaataaattttttttcctttcttatttTGAATCAGAGAATTGGAACTTCTGTGGGAATTAATGAATTATTCTGCATGTTTCCCCAGTGAAATGTTTCCAGTATGAAATGACAAAAAAAGACGATAATGTCTTATAGTTTGCCAATCAACAAAGCTTTAACCTCTACAAAACAATCCCGAACACTTCACTAATAATAGTGATTGAATAAAAGAAGGATGACATAAGGTGGCCCAGAAGATGAAATACAAGATTGAATGAACAACCGATGAATGAGATAATAATTTACACTTATCACACATTCCTTTTAATTGTAAACAAAATGAGTTGAAGTGTAAAGATCGCTACTTCTTCTTTAGGTTCCTACCAGTTCATGATTCTCATATTCACAGAAGCGGATATAAAAGACATTACCTTTACATAGTTTGAAGTATCCAATGTAAAGCGATGTAGATTCCAGCAGGCAACACGATCATGTCCCTTCCTTGATCCAAATTCGTATCCAGCGATCCTCTTTGTCCCGCACATCAAAGTACCCTTCCTTCTAAACAATAACGGATCTCTTCATCAGCATGGATGTGCTCTCGGTAAAAGTTCTTCAATTTTTCCTCATAATTCTCAACTTTCCCAGGGCATAAAATCCAGAAGGTCTGCAATGAACAATAATGGTGAAAATGTTCGGCATCGTGCGGTACTTGATCATGCATCCATGTTTGTGCATGTTTATGCTTTCCAACTTAAACAGCTGCAACTAACACAAGCTGCTTATGCAATCTAGATACGGGGAGAAATAATTCAGACCATATAGTTGTATCCTCGGCTTTCTCGAATTTTCTTAGTTCTTCGTTATGCTCATAGTTTTGGGGTCCAAATGCCAATACAAAATCCCAAGCTCTGCAGAAAAATANNNNNNNNNNNNNNNNNNNNNNNNNNNNNNNNNNNNNNNNNNNNNNNNNNNNNNNNNNNNNNNNNNNNNNNNNNNNNNNNNNNNNNNNNNNNNNNNNNNNTTAGATCCTGATACACAACAACCACATGTTCTCTCCTTGCAAATAACATGAGCATCCAGTAAGTGTTATTTATGATAGAGTTTCATATCCAGCATAAAAGTGCATAAGATCAAAATCCTGTAGATAGAGAGATCAGACTGTTACCTTCAAGCTTGTCCAGGGATACAAACTCTATTGGGTTCCGATGGTGCGGAAGCCTCTGGTCCCCATCGTTCTCATCCATCAACCAAGCCTAATGACAAACAGTAAAACAAATCCAGTAATAATAGATCATCTGGTGCTTGGAAAATACATGCTTTTGGATCTAGAAAGAACAATTTCTCCTATCGCTAACAACAAAGCTGCAAATTAAACACTTTTTggaccttaaaaaaaaaaaaaaaacgcaccTCCAGAGCCATGAGATCGTGTTTATGTGCCCGCCAAACGGGCTCCGCAATTTCTGACGCTCTTTTTTGGTGGGATCCCACAGACTCCTTGCAAGATATGATATAGGGGCAAAGGGGGTAGGAAGTCACTTCCAGATGCTTCTCACGCCAGCGGCTTGTGGTGTCCCTTGCCTGTAAACAAACACCATATGAATGAAATATCATTCTTGTCGTTAAGCTTAGAGACAGTTTCTTGCTCGTCTTTACTCCCGTGATGACTTTGGAAATTTAATTTATGGATGCaattttttaatgaatataaataaaataaaataattaattaagtaAAAAACATTTGGCCATtttatttggtagaacaaaaaaaaaaaaaagggccattGAAGCCTGTAGATAATATGGTCCGATAAATTTCATATTCTTTGGAATCAATCACTCGGTGTATTAGTATCACGTCCCAAATCCAGCACCTGAGTTGAGCACATGGCACGGCCgcaca
Proteins encoded in this region:
- the LOC105053394 gene encoding LOW QUALITY PROTEIN: acireductone dioxygenase 1 (The sequence of the model RefSeq protein was modified relative to this genomic sequence to represent the inferred CDS: inserted 7 bases in 5 codons), coding for MALEAWLMDENDGDQRLPHHRNPIEFVSLDKLEELGILYWHLDPKTMSITKNXKKIRESRGYNYMTFWILCPGKVENYEEKLKNFYREHIHADEEIRYCLEGXGYFDVRDKEDRWIRIWIKEXDMIVLPAGIXHRFTLDTSNYVKLMRLFVGEPVWTAFNRPQEDHPARQXYIKNLFESSGLALEAH